TGATCTCCTGCGGTATCACTTCCAGATATTGTCCGGAATACTGAATCGGACAGCACAGTTGCGGCTCCACTTTTCTTGAGGCAGCTGCGTACCGCTCATACACGGCCGCTTCGGGGGGTGAATTCGACGCGGGCAAAGATTCCTGCATGCTGACTTCCATTGCTGATGACCCATGCTGAACACCTGGGCAAATGTGAGTTCAGTGATCAGGATAGGAAACGTCTTCCTGCTGGGAAAGCAGGCGGGCATCATTCACGCAGATCTTTATCGGCAGGGATCCGGCTGATTACCGTCGCGAAAGCACGCCATTCCCGCGCGAAACAGCAGCTTGCCACGAAAGGATGCGGGTTCTGTTCCGACGTGATTTGCTCGATGGTGTCTGCGCAGGCTTCAGGATGGTGACGCGTTTATCAGGGTAATACGGTTTCGGCCCGGGCATTTCCTGACAATTGAGTATTGTTTAGTCGATGACATAAAGCGGCGAATCGTTCGTCGTCCCTGACTGGATACAAATCAGGTTGCTTTTCGATCAGAAACGAATCCTGAAGTCCATCAGCGACGGCTTTGTTTAAAGCGGCGATTGCGGCATCCAGCAATTCTGTCCTGGCATCGTCATCGGCATACCGATACAGTTGGGCCAGTGCACGGGCAATGTCCAGATGCAGGTCGGCATCTTTGGCGTCGCCAGCGGACAACTCTTCGATCAGGGCCTGAGCTGCCATGGCATTGCCCATTCGGGCTTCTGTCAGCATCAGGTTGACACTGTTGTTTTTGTCATCACTGACAGCCAGCATTTCTGATCTGACAACACGAGAGCGTTCCAGCAGCACGGTCGCTTCGTCTGTCTGGTTTTGCAGATCTCTGGCGGTAGCCAGATAGTACAAACCATGCCCAAAGCTGCGTTTGTAGTCCGCATTCTTCGGATCGGCTTCGTAGAGCGTTTCGCTGAGCAGCAGAGATTCTGCCATCGCGGCGGCACCCTGATCCACCCTGCCCACCCGCACCATATACTGACCAAAATTCCTTAAATGCCGCGCGAGCTGGTCTTTTGCATTTAAATCATCGGGATTGTCCTCAACTGAAGTTCTTCGATCTTCAATCACAGCCAGATACACGGGGACGGCCTGTTCTGCTTTACCCAGCGTGCACAAAATATTTGCCTGGCTGGAACGAGCAATATCGCTGCTCTGACTAAAGAACTGTCGAATCAGGGGGATTCGGTTGGCTGGCTGTTGTTTCACCCAGTCGGCGTCATTCTGGATGTCATCAAGAATGGCCTGACACACATCGCCGGCCTCCGAAAAATACTCAGAGGCCTGATCCAGTTGCCCCAGCTTTTTGGCCCCGCTCCCCAGTTCACGCAGCGTTCCCTGCAATGGGACTGCAACTTCGAATTTTACCGGGCCGGGAACCGTCGCGGTGGGGTCGGACAGGGGGTGGGCGATAATGTCACGCAGTTCGGCGAGTGCTTCCTGCAGTAATTTTTCCTTGCTGGCTGGATCACCCGTCACGCGTTCTCGTAGTGGAGCCCATTCGAGACAGATCATCGCAAGATTGTAGCGGGTGGCATCAATTCGGCCCTTTTCAAGAATTCGCTGCTGTGCCACTTCGTAGATTTTTTCGAATGTTACATTCGCTTCTTCCAGCTTATCGAGACTTAGCCAGGCTTTGGCAATTTTGAAACGAATCGTCATCAGCGTCGGAATTGCCTCCCCCCTGATGCCGCCTACGAGCGCCAGATCCAGTTCATTACAACGCTTTTCGACCATTTTCAGCAGATCGATTCGAAGCTCCGTGGTTCCTGCTTCCTTCGCGATGCGGTCATCAACTTCGGTGATGATCAGCTGAATATTTTCCAAAGCTTTC
This portion of the Planctomycetaceae bacterium genome encodes:
- a CDS encoding protein kinase encodes the protein MNSRVVGDYIVLSELGRGGMGVVYKARHRKLNRVVALKMILAGKYSSADALKRFVAEARAVAHLQHPGIVQIFDIGEHQNLPYFSLEFVDGTDLQKELVRQPRTPRQAAEIAHRLCETMQYAHNNNILHRDLKPANVLIGTDGSLKITDFGLAKKVDTEGSTDTSDGTVMGSPSYMPPEQARGELSSVTPRSDLYSLGAILYQMLTGRPPFLTDSAIETVMQVINNDPVTPRDMQPSVPVDLETICMKSLQKDAAARYGSCQEMADDLQRFLNGEPILARPISKLERAVRWCRRNPTVAIPSMLAGVLLMATALISTWAWSTTSAQAAIIATERDNAQEERDNANTQRGIAEEQRTIAVANEQKAIEQQQEAENQRRIAEEQRAIAIANEENAIKEQQEAERQRLLAHEAQLQAEKNQQLAESQAKKALENIQLIITEVDDRIAKEAGTTELRIDLLKMVEKRCNELDLALVGGIRGEAIPTLMTIRFKIAKAWLSLDKLEEANVTFEKIYEVAQQRILEKGRIDATRYNLAMICLEWAPLRERVTGDPASKEKLLQEALAELRDIIAHPLSDPTATVPGPVKFEVAVPLQGTLRELGSGAKKLGQLDQASEYFSEAGDVCQAILDDIQNDADWVKQQPANRIPLIRQFFSQSSDIARSSQANILCTLGKAEQAVPVYLAVIEDRRTSVEDNPDDLNAKDQLARHLRNFGQYMVRVGRVDQGAAAMAESLLLSETLYEADPKNADYKRSFGHGLYYLATARDLQNQTDEATVLLERSRVVRSEMLAVSDDKNNSVNLMLTEARMGNAMAAQALIEELSAGDAKDADLHLDIARALAQLYRYADDDARTELLDAAIAALNKAVADGLQDSFLIEKQPDLYPVRDDERFAALCHRLNNTQLSGNARAETVLP